One Microlunatus soli genomic window carries:
- a CDS encoding DUF6789 family protein, producing the protein MLDTKRREFLSRGLRGARNGAEATGAMTAAFAAFDLLGWLGRLPPRQIIERLLPGSSEHTRRIATVISHTGYGAFFGAGYAFLPGRRSTTFGVIFGLAICAGNYEALLPALKIRPPLHADDRREIAAMVLAHIVYGVTLQRRISQRERSVDLHSDTDS; encoded by the coding sequence GTGCTCGACACCAAACGAAGGGAATTCCTGTCGCGTGGTCTGCGGGGCGCACGCAACGGCGCCGAGGCGACCGGGGCCATGACAGCGGCCTTCGCCGCGTTTGATCTGCTCGGTTGGCTCGGGCGGCTACCACCACGGCAGATCATCGAACGGCTACTCCCCGGTTCCTCCGAGCACACCCGACGGATCGCGACCGTAATCAGCCATACCGGTTACGGCGCCTTCTTCGGCGCCGGCTACGCATTCCTCCCGGGTCGCCGTTCCACCACGTTCGGAGTGATCTTCGGCCTTGCGATCTGCGCCGGCAACTACGAGGCACTGCTGCCCGCATTGAAGATCAGGCCACCTTTGCACGCCGATGACCGACGAGAGATCGCGGCAATGGTGCTCGCGCACATCGTGTACGGAGTGACCCTGCAACGGCGGATCTCACAACGCGAGCGGTCAGTCGACTTGCACTCTGATACCGACAGCTGA
- a CDS encoding GlsB/YeaQ/YmgE family stress response membrane protein — translation MGTIIGYIVIGLLGGVIAKLIIPGKQPGGIIVTMLLGIVGALLGGFLGGLIFHVKYSSIWSWSGLITSIIGALIVLLIYGLIRGRTARRAA, via the coding sequence ATGGGAACGATCATCGGCTACATCGTCATCGGTCTGCTGGGCGGCGTCATCGCCAAGCTGATCATCCCGGGCAAGCAGCCGGGAGGCATCATCGTCACCATGTTGCTGGGGATCGTCGGGGCGCTCCTCGGCGGCTTTCTCGGCGGACTGATCTTCCACGTCAAGTACAGCTCGATCTGGAGCTGGTCGGGTCTGATCACCTCGATCATCGGAGCGCTGATCGTGCTGCTGATCTACGGCCTGATCCGCGGCCGTACGGCGCGGCGGGCCGCCTGA
- a CDS encoding VOC family protein, producing the protein MHKSRIGGIFIDHPATSFEASRAFWAAAMGRTGEQDCDPYFSLGTFSGQIVIELQRLEDDTGPRVHLDVDTDDVDAEADRLETLGARRLRSCDAGRYWQMVDPGGLVFCVIPPHTTDFDEQATRWD; encoded by the coding sequence ATGCACAAGAGTCGGATCGGCGGAATCTTCATCGATCATCCCGCGACGTCATTCGAAGCCAGTCGCGCGTTCTGGGCTGCTGCGATGGGCAGAACGGGTGAACAGGACTGCGACCCGTACTTCTCCCTCGGCACGTTCTCCGGACAGATCGTGATCGAACTGCAGCGACTGGAGGACGACACCGGACCGCGCGTCCACCTCGATGTCGATACAGACGACGTCGACGCAGAGGCCGATCGGTTGGAGACGCTCGGCGCCAGGCGTCTGCGAAGCTGCGATGCAGGACGCTATTGGCAGATGGTCGATCCCGGCGGACTCGTATTCTGCGTGATCCCGCCGCACACTACGGATTTCGACGAGCAGGCGACGCGCTGGGACTGA
- a CDS encoding SDR family oxidoreductase → MASTSDVAAAAARKVNENGGFPTQEQTPPGLTGEMNPRPDHGEQSYVGHGRLRGLRALITGGDSGIGRAVAIAFAREGASVALSYLDSEEEDARETAELVRAADEEVALLPGDLMQRTVCGELPGRAVQALGGVDVLINNAGFQMARTPGIEELRDEDLNRVLTTNLQALFWLTRATVPLLQRGSSIINTTSIQAYEPSTTLLDYAATKAAINNFTVNLAGELGSRGIRVNAVAPGPIWTPLQPATQEGEHLETFGGDTPLGRAGQPAEVAPAYVFLASPAEASYVSGTVIGVTGGKAVF, encoded by the coding sequence ATGGCATCAACGAGCGACGTCGCCGCCGCGGCGGCGCGGAAGGTGAATGAGAACGGCGGGTTCCCAACACAGGAACAGACGCCGCCGGGCCTGACCGGCGAGATGAACCCACGCCCTGATCATGGTGAGCAAAGCTACGTGGGGCACGGACGTCTCCGAGGCCTTCGGGCGTTGATCACCGGTGGCGACTCCGGGATCGGCCGGGCCGTCGCCATCGCTTTTGCCCGCGAAGGTGCGAGTGTGGCGCTTTCCTACCTGGACTCCGAGGAAGAGGACGCACGGGAGACCGCCGAATTGGTCAGGGCCGCCGACGAAGAGGTCGCGCTGCTGCCCGGTGACCTCATGCAGCGTACGGTGTGCGGCGAGTTGCCAGGGCGTGCTGTGCAGGCGCTCGGCGGTGTGGACGTCTTGATCAACAACGCCGGTTTCCAGATGGCACGGACACCGGGAATCGAAGAACTGCGCGACGAGGACCTGAACCGGGTGCTGACGACGAACCTGCAGGCCCTGTTTTGGCTGACCCGGGCAACGGTGCCGTTGCTGCAGCGCGGGTCGAGCATCATCAACACCACCTCGATCCAGGCCTACGAGCCGTCCACCACCTTGTTGGACTACGCAGCGACCAAGGCCGCGATCAACAACTTCACGGTCAATCTTGCGGGTGAGCTGGGATCGCGGGGTATCCGGGTCAACGCCGTCGCGCCGGGCCCGATCTGGACGCCGCTGCAGCCGGCCACCCAAGAGGGCGAGCACCTGGAGACCTTCGGTGGCGATACCCCGCTCGGCCGAGCCGGCCAGCCTGCCGAGGTTGCTCCCGCGTACGTCTTCCTTGCCTCACCGGCGGAGGCCAGCTACGTGTCCGGAACCGTGATCGGCGTCACCGGCGGCAAGGCCGTCTTCTGA
- a CDS encoding DUF3618 domain-containing protein produces the protein MTTSPANDHPGQLDRPGPEADADELNADITATRERLTESVEALSEKLDVKAQAQHAAHQIRHQSGDGLAVLGAAATWASSVAADGQGRPRLWVVAAGLLTLAVPVVVVRQRRRGRAKAQSQRPRAGRKPGIRQVSNASTP, from the coding sequence ATGACGACAAGCCCAGCAAATGATCATCCAGGTCAATTGGATCGTCCAGGCCCCGAGGCCGATGCCGACGAGTTGAACGCCGATATCACCGCAACTCGTGAACGGTTGACTGAGAGCGTCGAGGCGTTGTCGGAGAAGCTGGATGTGAAGGCTCAGGCGCAACACGCCGCCCATCAGATCAGGCATCAGTCCGGCGACGGCCTCGCCGTGTTGGGCGCGGCTGCGACCTGGGCATCGTCGGTGGCGGCAGACGGCCAGGGCCGTCCGCGGCTATGGGTTGTCGCGGCGGGCCTTCTCACGCTCGCTGTTCCGGTCGTCGTCGTTCGGCAGCGACGTCGGGGTCGAGCCAAAGCCCAATCCCAGCGACCCCGGGCAGGCAGAAAACCAGGGATCCGCCAGGTCTCGAACGCTTCGACACCGTAA
- a CDS encoding phage holin family protein, which yields MTADASPARRGATGGEPLTRGDQSVGRLMTDLSDQLVRLIRDELQLAKVDLADSARHAGLGIGMFGAAGILALFGLGGLIATAMIALALVAPWWLAALIISLAVLVVAGILALIGRGQALKAPPPAGQLIASMKADVDAVKEGRHHDDKPSK from the coding sequence GTGACCGCCGATGCCAGCCCGGCACGGCGCGGCGCCACCGGCGGCGAACCACTGACGAGAGGTGATCAATCGGTGGGCCGGCTGATGACCGACCTGTCCGACCAGCTGGTGCGGCTGATCCGAGACGAGCTGCAATTGGCCAAGGTGGACCTGGCCGATTCCGCCCGGCACGCCGGCCTCGGCATCGGAATGTTCGGGGCTGCAGGGATTCTGGCGTTGTTCGGGCTTGGAGGCCTGATCGCCACTGCGATGATCGCCTTGGCACTGGTGGCGCCATGGTGGCTGGCGGCCTTGATCATCTCGCTTGCGGTGCTTGTGGTGGCCGGAATCCTCGCCTTGATCGGCAGGGGGCAAGCTCTGAAGGCGCCACCTCCGGCGGGACAGCTGATCGCCAGTATGAAGGCCGACGTCGACGCGGTCAAGGAGGGAAGGCACCATGACGACAAGCCCAGCAAATGA
- a CDS encoding YtxH domain-containing protein — translation MWGKILIGVAGGVIGYLLGARAGRERYDQIKGQVSRVWNDPRVQDTASQAADTVKDGAAHAASKAKDTASQAVHRASDRVPESKQEGTADQSYFTEEDGTPRAPEPDPDDSTVTSNGGRT, via the coding sequence ATGTGGGGCAAGATTCTCATCGGCGTTGCGGGTGGAGTGATCGGCTATCTGCTCGGCGCGAGAGCCGGCCGGGAACGCTACGACCAGATCAAGGGACAAGTGAGCCGGGTCTGGAACGATCCGCGGGTTCAGGACACGGCTTCGCAGGCGGCGGACACCGTCAAGGACGGTGCGGCCCACGCGGCCAGTAAGGCCAAGGACACTGCCAGCCAAGCCGTGCACAGAGCATCCGACAGAGTTCCGGAAAGCAAGCAGGAAGGCACTGCCGACCAGAGCTACTTCACCGAGGAGGACGGCACCCCCCGAGCGCCCGAGCCGGACCCCGATGACAGCACAGTCACCTCGAATGGGGGTCGAACGTGA